One genomic segment of Bombyx mori chromosome W, ASM3026992v2 includes these proteins:
- the LOC134201689 gene encoding uncharacterized protein LOC134201689: MTKLRTRRQSRRQSEYFDPAEDDSSPPPTASGNISVNDMVAMMSTWQRNQEETFEKLLHTVLNQSHRSSPPPAQPAHGNFASCKARYSGAPDESLDGFIDAVEAYKECANVSETNALRGLSMLLTHEAATWWQGVKTTMNKWDHALTSLRGAFGDSRPPHRIYKELFANPQKASEKTELFISKTRALLSRLPKDDLTTKVQMDMVYGLLHSKIRERLRREEIDTFDTLLRKSREIEESCDESLSTSGLQSKLRQRQFPPPRHAASIAAVQGSTTAPPLPPQSAPKPPAPAVESSAHGTYRRSLRCSVVPPPPSSPQPHGSSTQFVNARRRYCFYCKNYGHTREECRRLAAKGKQDIDNAADPVPSCYGCNEKGVTRSQCAKCNSDFSACEYDGPKGALMGIYGTRYSTTVIK, translated from the coding sequence atgacaaaactgcGCACACGTCGTCAGTCTCGTCGACAATCCGAGTATTTCGACCCGGCAGAGGACGATTCTTCCCCGCCGCCGACTGCATCGGGAAATATTTCCGTCAACGACATGGTcgccatgatgtctacgtggcAACGCAACCAAGAGGAAACGTTTGAGAAACTTCTACATACAGTTCTCAACCAATCGCACCGGTCATCGCCGCCGCCCGCTCAACCTGCACATGGAAACTTCGCCTCGTGCAAGGCTCGCTACAGCGGAGCGCCAGACGAATCACTTGACGGATTTATAGACGCCGTAGAGGCCTACAAGGAATGTGCAAACGTAAGCGAAACTAATGCACTACGTGGGTTGTCAATGTTGTTAACTCATGAAGCCGCGACATGGTGGCAAGGAGTTAAGACCACCATGAACAAGTGGGACCACGCCCTCACATCCCTAAGAGGTGCGTTTGGTGATAGCCGACCTCCACATCGTATATACAAGGAGCTGTTCGCCAACCCACAAAAAGCAAGTGAGAAAACAGAACTCTTCATCTCTAAAACTCGAGCGCTACTATCACGTCTGCCAAAGGACGATCTGACAACCAAAGTACAGATGGACATGGTGTACGGACTACTACATAGTAAAATACGCGAGCGTTTGAGAAGAGAGGAGATTGACACATTTGACACGCTACTCAGAAAGTCTAGAGAGATAGAAGAATCTTGTGACGAGAGTCTATCAACTAGTGGCCTTCAGAGCAAACTGCGCCAACGCCAGTTTCCACCGCCTCGTCACGCCGCAAGCATTGCCGCTGTCCAGGGGTCAACGACCGCGCCACCACTACCACCGCAGAGCGCGCCTAAGCCGCCTGCGCCCGCCGTTGAGTCCAGCGCCCACGGCACCTATCGCCGTTCTCTTCGCTGCTCCGTGGTGCCGCCCCCACCGTCGTCTCCACAACCCCACGGCTCTTCTACTCAGTTCGTGAACGCCAGACGTCGATATTGTTTCTATTGCAAGAACTATGGACATACACGTGAAGAGTGTCGTAGGTTAGCAGCTAAAGGCAAACAGGACATCGATAACGCCGCCGACCCCGTCCCGTCGTGTTACGGATGCAACGAGAAAGGTGTCACTCGATCACAGTGTGCTAAATGCAATTCGGACTTCTCTGCGTGTGAATACGACGGTCCGAAAGGCGCGCTGATGGGAATTTACGGTACAAGGTACTCCACCACTGTTATCAAATAA